One stretch of Phocoena phocoena chromosome 10, mPhoPho1.1, whole genome shotgun sequence DNA includes these proteins:
- the LOC136129671 gene encoding olfactory receptor 2C1-like yields MTQAYVFHWLGCTECVLLGTMALHHYVAVCKPLRYSVIMNHKLCWQLSSTAWLIGLANSLLQSTLTVQLPLCGNQELDHFFCELPSLIKMACMDTTVSELTVVATFLIMGPLSMILVSYSYIAQAVFQIPSADGRLTAFNTCSSHLLVVSLFYGSGIYIYMQPSGDSPQDVIKVLMLFYCVITPMANPFIYTLRNKDVKGALRRLLKRASLSKRM; encoded by the coding sequence ATGACCCAGGCCTATGTATTTCACTGGCTGGGCTGTACTGAATGTGTCCTGCTTGGCACCATGGCCTTACACCACTATGTGGCTGTGTGTAAGCCTCTGAGATACTCTGTAATCATGAACCACAAGCTCTGCTGGCAGCTCTCCAGCACTGCTTGGCTCATTGGTCTGGCCAATTCACTACTGCAGTCCACACTCACAGTCCAGCTGCCCCTGTGTGGGAACCAGGAATTGGACCACTTCTTTTGTGAGCTTCCCAGTCTAATTAAGATGGCTTGCATGGACACCACAGTCAGCGAGCTTACAGTGGTGGCCACCTTCCTGATAATGGGTCCCCTCTCCATGATTCTTGTCTCTTACAGTTATATTGCCCAAGCTGTATTTCAAATCCCTTCTGCTGATGGGAGACTTACGGCCTTCAACACTTGTTCATCACACCTACTGGTGGTGTCTTTATTCTATGGCTCTGGCATCTACATCTATATGCAGCCCTCAGGGGACAGCCCTCAAGATGTCATCAAAGTTCTGATGCTATTTTACTGCGTTATTACTCCCATGGCTAACCCATTCATCTACACCTTGAGGAACAAGGATGTTAAAGGAGCTTTGAGGAGACTTCTGAAGAGGGCCAGTTTGTCCAAGAGAATGTGA
- the LOC136129673 gene encoding LOW QUALITY PROTEIN: zinc finger and SCAN domain-containing protein 23-like (The sequence of the model RefSeq protein was modified relative to this genomic sequence to represent the inferred CDS: inserted 1 base in 1 codon; deleted 1 base in 1 codon), whose translation MEHDEAGTWNVELATERDLSKETKSCVEIPEKLNGDIIPVPECGETCDHEGRWERQRVSSSVERPYICGECGKSFTQNSILIEHQKTHTGEKPYECDDCGRAFSQRSGLFQHQRLHTGEKRYQCSVCGKGFSQNAGLFHHLRIHTGEKPYQCSQCSKSFSRRXVLIKHQRIHTGERPYECEECGKNFSYHCNLVQHRKVHPVAESS comes from the exons ATGGAAC ATGATGAGGCTGGGACTTGGAATGTGGAGTTAGCCACAGAGAGGGATCTGTCTAAAGAAACGAAATCTTGTGTGGAAATACCTGAAAAATTGAATGGTGATATTATTCCAGTGCCTGAGTGTGGAGAGACCTGTGACCATGAAGGCAGATGGGAAAGGCAACGGGTAAGCTCTTCAGTGGAGAGACCCTATATCTGTGGTGAATGTGGGAAAAGCTTCACCCAGAATTCCATCCTCATCGAGCACCAGAAAACGCACACGGGCGAGAAGCCCTATGAGTGTGATGATTGTGGGCGGGCCTTCAGCCAGCGGTCAGGCCTTTTCCAGCACCAGAGACTCCACACTGGGGAGAAGCGCTACCAGTGCAGCGTTTGTGGTAAAGGCTTCAGCCAGAACGCT GGCCTTTTCCATCACCTCAGGATCCACACGGGGGAGAAACCTTACCAGTGCAGTCAGTGCAGTAAGAGCTTTAGTCGAC CTGTCCTCATTaagcatcagagaattcacactggagaaagaccTTATGAATGTGAGGAATGTGGCAAGAACTTCAGTTACCACTGCAACCTTGTCCAGCATCGGAAAGTCCACCCTGTGGCTGAATCCAGCTAG
- the LOC136129053 gene encoding LOW QUALITY PROTEIN: zinc finger and SCAN domain-containing protein 23-like (The sequence of the model RefSeq protein was modified relative to this genomic sequence to represent the inferred CDS: deleted 3 bases in 3 codons), translating into MTTALALQTPEMQEGLIAVKVKEEEGDHAYGQESGLSRDNPRTREIFRRRFRQFCYQETPGPREALRRLRELCHQWLRPEMHTKEQILELLVQEQFLTILPEELQAWVREHRPVSGEEAVTVLEDLERELDEPGEQVPAHDHEQEELVKEKATLGAAQESSGGQLQTLEEQPQWNLRGVCPVQEIDDEAGTWNVELATERDLSKETKSCVEIPEKLNGDIIPVPECGETCDHEGRWKEQRVSSSVERPYICGECGKSFTQNSILIEHQRTHTGEKPYECDECGRAFSQRSGLFQHQRLHTGEKRYQCSVCGKGFSQNAGLFHHLRIHTGEKPYQCSQCSKSFSRRSVLIKHQRIHTGERPYECEECGKNFSYHCNLVQHRKVHPVAESS; encoded by the exons ATGACCACAGCCTTGGCCCTTCAGACTCCAGAGATGCAGGAAGGACTTATAGCAGTGAAagtaaaagaggaagagggagaccaTGCCTATGGGCAAGAATCTGGCCTGTCAAGAGATAACCCTCGCACCAGAGAGATCTTTCGTAGACGCTTCAGGCAATTCTGCTACCAGGAGACACCTGGGCCCCGAGAGGCTCTTCGAAGACTCCGGGAACTCTGCCATCAGTGGCTGAGACCAGAGATGCACACCAAGGAGCAGATCCTGGAGCTGCTGGTGCAGGAGCAGTTCCTGACCATCCTGCCCGAGGAGCTACAGGCCTGGGTGAGAGAGCACCGCCCAGTGAGTGGAGAGGAGGCGGTAACTGTGCTGGAGGATTTGGAGAGAGAGCTGGATGAACCAGGAGAGCAG GTCCCAGCCCATGATCATGAACAGGAAGAGCTTGTGAAGGAGAAAGCAACTCTAGGAGCAGCCCAGGAGTCATCTGGTGGCCAGCTCCAAACCTTGGAAGAGCAGCCTCAGTGGAACTTGCGAGGCGTGTGCCCAGTTCAGGAGATCG ATGATGAGGCTGGGACTTGGAATGTGGAGTTAGCCACAGAGAGGGATCTGTCTAAAGAAACGAAATCTTGTGTGGAAATACCTGAAAAATTGAATGGTGATATTATTCCAGTGCCTGAGTGTGGAGAGACCTGTGACCATGAAGGCAGATGGAAAGAGCAACGGGTAAGCTCTTCAGTGGAGAGACCCTATATCTGTGGTGAATGTGGGAAAAGCTTCACCCAGAATTCCATCCTCATCGAGCACCAGAGAACGCACACGGGCGAGAAGCCCTATGAGTGTGATGAATGTGGGCGGGCCTTCAGCCAGCGG TCAGGCCTTTTCCAGCACCAGAGACTCCACACTGGGGAGAAGCGCTACCAGTGCAGCGTTTGTGGTAAAGGCTTCAGCCAGAACGCTGGGCTTTTCCATCACCTCAGGATCCACACGGGGGAGAAACCTTACCAGTGC AGTCAGTGCAGTAAGAGCTTTAGTCGACGTTCTGTCCTCATTaagcatcagagaattcacactggagaaagaccTTATGAATGTGAGGAATGTGGCAAGAACTTCAGTTACCACTGC AACCTTGTCCAGCATCGGAAAGTCCACCCTGTGGCTGAATCCAGCTAG